In Candidatus Zixiibacteriota bacterium, the genomic window CACGCGGCAGTTGATGCACCATGTCGCCCAAGTATCAATCAAAACCGGTTTGCCTTCGGTTTTGGCGCGGTCGAGTCCCTGCTGCAAATCGGTTTCCCAGGGAATGAGATGCTTTTCGGCCGATGAACTCAAATTCATGGAGGGCATCCATTCCGATACGGCCGGGAATATAAAACCCTGAGAGAGCATCGAACCGATTATAAAATATAGCCCGGCAATAAAGGCGAGAATGCCGACAAATTTTTTGAGTCTGAGGAAAAATCCGCTTTCAGGCGATAGACGGTCAAGCCCGCCTCCGAAAACGGCCAAAGCAAGGAATAACAGCCCGGCCAGAATTGCCGAAACTTCCGGTGAGATGACAGTTTTGAGAAAATAGAGAGCCATTAGAAGCAAAATAAAACCGAAGAATCTTTTTATTTGATCCATCCATTCCCCGGCTCCGGGTAATTTGCTTATCGATGATGAAAATGTCCCTATAATGATATAAAGCGTGCCGAGTCCGATGGCAAAGACGAATAAAGTAAGAAATCCAAAGAGGGGCGAACCGTAGGTGGCGATGTATAATAATATCCCGGCTACAAAGGGGCCGACGCAGGGCGATACGACCAGAGCAGCTACGATACCAAGAATAATCGGCCCGGCGATTCCGCCTTTATTTTGTGCCGTACCCAGCTTTTGGCGAATTGATGAGGGTATATTCAGTTCGTACAGGCCGAACATGGAAAGCGAAAAGATTACGAAAATAATCGCAATCGCGACTACGACTATTGGATTAGCCAACCAGGCTCCGAACACTCCCCCGACCAGAGAAACAATCAATCCCATTATGCCGTACATGATGGCCATCGATCCGACGTAAAACAAAGACATGATAAATCCGCGAAAAACACCTCGATCCTGACCGGCGAAAATCGAAACAGTAATGGGAATCATCGGATAAGTACAGGGAGAAAATGAAAGTAGCAATCCGGCAATGAACGCCAATCCCAAGGCCATGAAATATCCCCAGAAACCATACTTTTCAATGACTCTGGCCAACTCGGAATCATCCTGCGGGATTTGATCGGATTGCTCATTCGATTGAATTTCCGCTATGTCGATTCCCGCAAATATCTCGGACGCAATCGGCTGCCCTTCGTCCCCAACGGTAATAATAAAATCGATCTCTTTGGTTTCGGGAGCCAGGCATACTTTATTGTCGCACGGTTGATATCTGAATTTCAAGGGCAATGAGATATTACCCGATTGGGCGTCATCAGCAACCCGAATATTAAAATAAATGGCGGTTTTGCCGTCATAGACGGACATCTCTTCATCGAGAAGTAGAAACGTGTGCGCCTCGGGATATTTAATATCGCTCGGTATCAATCCGGAAACGGTATCAAATTTTAATTCGGCGCCGATATAATAGACCTGCTTAGGATATGCGGAATTTATATGCCAGCCTTGTTCGATATCTAGTATCAGCGCGGCTGGATATACTTTTCCGGGTTGAACCGAGGTATAAGATAGCATCGGGGAAATTTGTATGACATTTCCTTCATCTTCCCAGGGTTTGTCAAGATCGGTGAGAGCCCCAAAGGCCGAAACGCTTCCGAGCATCAACAGTAAAATGAAAAATCCTCGAAAATTATTTTTTTTATCTTTGGGCGAATTATCTTTCATATTATTCTTTCCGCTTTATTTTTCGGTTCCGAAGATTATACACAGATAATCGGTTAATATCAAATACGAATTTATGAATTATTAGGATTGATAAAGAGTTTAGAAAAAGCGATAATTTTTCAATAAAAATTATTCTATTTGCCCCGCTGCCTCATAAAATCGGTAATAGCTTCCCGTAGCAAAAGATAAACTTTTTCTTCATCCAAAAGAGCTACCATTTTGTTGGCAACCTGCTGTGAAATCGCTTTTATAAGTTCGCGGGAAAGATTTTTTAATTCTGGTTCGGCGATATCTTCCAAATTTTCATCCCATTGGATTTTGTCTTTGGATTTGGAAGAAGTAGTATCCCGGGGAGGAATATTGGTCACCGGTATTCGCGGTTCATCGTCGGTCGAAATCTTTTCCATTTCTTTTTTGAATTCGGAAATGAATTTTTCAACCGCTTCACTTTGCGATTTAATGGGGGTTTCTTTTTTCAATTCCGGCTGTGCTGCTGCGGGAGTGGCTTGAGGCTGTTCAACCGGGATTGAATGAGTCCGGGGCGCCTGTGCCTGGGGCGGTTGAGAAGCCGGCGCAGGAGCGGACGGGCTTAAAGATTCTTCCGGTTTCGCGATATTAAGTGATCCGCTATCATCGGTAGATGCCTTCGGTCCTTCTTTGCCCTCATTTTTCAGTTCATTTATAAACCAGTTATAGTCGTGATCATCGCTGTCGGTTTCCATAGGTTTTTCAGGGGATGTGATCCCGAATTGATCGGTAACAATTTCAATTTTACTTGATTCGGAAAGTTGGTTGGCTGCTTGCGATCTTAATTTGGCGCTGTCGGTCCCGAGGAATTCAGGCCGCTCTTCAGTTTGTTCTGAAGGGGTATCCTCCTGTTGTTTTTTCTGTGAAGGAGATTGGCCGGTTGCCTGCGGTTGCTGTACGTTCTTCACCGGAATATTTACGCTATCGTTCTTTTTTGTGGTAATAGTACTATCATCTACCTGTTCTTTATATTCAAAGCCAACCATTGATCCTTCGGTAACTTTTTTGTTATGGAGTCGAAAAACTCCGGTATCATTCCCGATTACTTCGGATCCATCCACCTCGATTTTTTCAATTCCCAAAGCCGCGTCAATCACATTGTCCTCGATATCATTGCCATCAAACGGAGCCTGTCCCGGAATCTGCGTTTCCTGACCGGTAAAGGCAACGACGGAAGACATAAAATCGCGGGGAGTAAACGGCTTGTTAATAATGACTTCCTGGGGAAAATTAAGAGTCTGTCCGCTCGAGGCATCATGCAACACTAATAGCGGCACGGAGTTTCCTCCGGGTATCGAACCGATCGCTTCATAAAAGGGTTGTCCCTGGCTGTCACAAACGTCGGAAGAAATCAAAATCAAATCTATCTTACTATCCTGTAAAACCTGCCTGGCGTTTTCGGCCGTTTCCACGGAGATGACATTCAGCCCGCCCTGACGGAGCAACGACTCAGCTATGCCCCGAACAGCTATCGACGGTTCAATTATAAGGACAATCTTTGACATTGACGGCGTTATTCCTTTTTGGATAAGAGATCACTGGCATTATCAAGGAACTGGCGTTCTTCTTCCGAAATATTTTCTATTCCGACCTCATTAATCTTATCGAGAATATGGTCAACTTTCTTCATTATTTCTTCGGCCTTTTCCCGATTTTTGTCCAACTTACGACTATTCCGCTTAAATTTCAAATTCGCGAAAAATCGCCACGGTGACAACTTATAAAACAAATTCCTGACTCGCCAGTCAAGTTTAAGATAAATAAATCCGATCACGGCCCCGCCCAGATGTGCCAGATGTCCAACCCCGCTGGAAGTAGCGTCGAAAGACGCCAAAAATTCCAGACCGACAAAAGCAATAACGGCCCATTTAACTTTAACCGGAATTAGAAAATACAAATAAATTTTACGATTGGGAAACATGACCGCGTAGGCGACCAAAAGGCCGTAAATCGCTCCGGAAGCGCCGATAGTCGGTATCAGAGAGGTAGGCATAAACATTACCGTGAAAATTCCCCCGGCGATGCCGCAGAGGAAATAATACTTATAAAATCTTTTTGTGCCCCAGGTTAATTCAATTTCGGTCCCGAACATCCAGAGAATAAACATATTCATCAGAATATGAAAAAAACCGCCATGCAGGAACATATAAGTTATGAGTTGATAAAAAGATAAATCCTGAAGTACTCGGATCGGGGTCAATCCCAGGAGAGCAATCAACTCTCGGCCAACCAGCATCTGAAGAATGTAGATAGCAACATTCGCAATGAGTAGAATTTTGACCCCGCGCGATAATCCACGCTGTGGACCAAAACGAATATTTCCAAATCCGGGATTGTTTCCGTAAGCTCTCATAATCTGTCTAATTATCGGCAATTAACTCAATGATGCTTAATTATGCCGTAGAATAAAGAAATTATCCAAAAATCAATTTCTTATTCAGCTTGCGATTTGTTTGTTTCCGGTTCCTCCGGAACCGAGGCTGCCTTATCATTGCAGGCCGGAGTATGTCAGGTCGGTATCCCTAATTTGGGAAAAACATACCTGACTAAGACCAGCCAGACCACGACGAAAAGCGCGACAAGAAGTATCTGTGTGATATCCATCTCAGATTCCTATTTGTTGATGCTCTTTCAAAATACACTTATCCATAACAATGGTAACACCCGCTTCTTTTGCCAGCCTATAAGATTCTTCCGAAACGACCCCCTCCTGCAGCCATATATATTTGGCTCCGATTTTTATGGCTTCTTCCACTATCGGAGGAGTCGCCTCTGCCCGCCGAAAAACATCGACAATATCTACTTTTTTCCCAATCGCCGTCAGATCAGGATACGATTTGCACCCGAGTATTTCGGTCTTGCGGGGATTAACCGGTATTACGCTGTATCCGTTGCTCATCAGGTAATTGGCAACTCCATAGGACGGTCTTTCCGGTTTGGGTGACAACCCGACAACTGCGATTGTTCTCGATGACGTTAGAATATTCCTAATTTCCTCCGCACTCGGATTTTCCCAATTAGTGCTTTGAGATGATTCATTCATACTCAAATTATCCTTCGTTTAAAGAACATTATCGACTTTCGACATTAATTGCGCTTTTGGTACGGCTCCGATAACCTGATCGACGACTTCTCCATTTTTGAAAAATAGCAGAGCAGGAATCGACATAATCGAAAATGAAGCCGGAGTTTTTGGGTTGGAGTCAACATCAATTTTCGCGATTTTTATTTTGCCGTCGTACTTGCCGGCTATTTCATCCAAAATCGGCGCAATCATTTTGCAGGGTCCGCACCAGGCCGCCCAGAAATCGACCAGAACCGGAATATCAGATTTTTTAACTTCAGCTTCAAATGAATCATCGGTTACGTGAACAGGTTGAGACATATATCCTCCTTACTATTTTTTATCTCCATCATTTCAAACCATTTAACAAAAGATTTGCCAGTCTGTTCCCAAGTCATACAATATCTTTCGATTCTCGTGGCAGTTAAAATAAATAACATTATCAACGCCGCGCAATCATAAAACGTTTTTGGAAGAATAAAAAATTAATAATCATCAAATCCGATAATTATTCTGTGCCTGTAAAATCGCGGGTTGACAGATTATTTCCAATATCATACCTTCGAGCTATTATGAGATTAGTGATACAGCGAGTAAGTCGGGCCTTGGTAACGGTATTCGATGAGGAACATCCGCAGGGATTTGAAAAGGGGCGGATTAATCGCGGTTTGGTTATTTTATTGGGATTGAAAATTGGAGACCAGACCGAATCGGCCGCGCGGTTGGCAAAAAAAGTAAGCGAGCTGCGCATATTCGAAGACGATTTGGGCAAAATGAATAAATCGATTTTGGATATCGAGGGAGAATTTCTTGTAATTTCGCAATTTACCTTATACGGCGATACTCGCAAAGGGCGCCGGCCCAGCTTTACCGGAGCAATGCCTCCCGATGAGGCACGGAAAATGTATGAGAGATTTGTTGAATTGCTGACGAACTCCGGGTTAAAAGTCGAGACAGGAAGTTTTAGATCTAAAATGGAAGTGGAGATTATTAATGACGGTCCGGTTACCTTCGTTCTCGAAGACGATATGCCCTGAACTGCGACAATTGAGTAAAACCGTTGATTTAGTTCTGGCTTCCGGTTCTCCCCGGCGAAAACAAATCCTGACCGAATTAGGGCTAATATTCTCTATTCTTCCTCCTGAGATTAAAGAAAAAATAGATTCCGCAATGATCCCGGAAGAACTTGCCGTTGATCTGGCCTGCCAAAAAGTCTTATCCCTCGATCATAAATCTAATCGTGCCTATCTAAGTTGTGATACTATTGTGGTTTACCAGAATCAAATTCTCACCAAACCGAAAGATAAAAACGATGCCCTCAGGATATTAAAAATACTATCCGGCCAGACGCACTCCGTTTTTACCGGTCTGGCATTATTGGATGGGCGTACCGAAAATTGCTATAACGGTGTCGAAGAAAGCCTCGTGACCTTTAATAACTGGGACGATGAAAAATTGCTCGAATATATCGCTACCGGAGAACCGATGGACAAGGCCGGAGCCTACGGAATACAAGGGATGGGGCGTTTTTTGGTTGACACGGTTAAGGGAAATATTGATAATGTTATCGGTCTGCCCTTGGTCACACTTGAGAAAATGGCCAAAAGGTTTATGGAGCCGTATGTCTGAGTCTTATAAAAAAATAGGTGAAGTTCTCAAAGCGGCCCGCAAAGAACAAAATAAGGCGCTTGAAGATATCGCCGAAGCGACCAAAATTATGGAAAAGCATTTGCGGGCTATCGAAGAAGGGAATTTTGAATTGCTTCCCTCCCCCGCCTATTTTACTCTGTTCGCCCGTAGTTATGCTCAAAACCTGGGTCTTGATCCGGATGTTATAGATGAAATTCAAGACGTCGATTTGACAAGATCAAATACAATGGGTCAAAAAAACAATACTATCAGGCAAAACGGTACCCTATTACAAGATACTACCACCAATGATATGAAAAAGTTCGGGCGTACTTTGATTTGGCTCGTTGTAATAATCATCTCTGTATTCGCGGTCTTTTTAATTTATAATTTCGTTTATGTAAAATCATCCGAGCCGGAGCAAGAAGTAAATCATTCGGAATTACCGGCCGTCGCCGATCCGGAAGTTGAATCGGAGAAATCGCCAATTGCCCAAAACATAAACGCTACTCCTTATGCTCAACCTCCGCCTCTTAATTTGCGAATGCGGGCGATTCAGGATGTCTGGACGCTGGTAATTATGGATGGCGATACCGTATTGAATAGGGAATTGAAAGCTGGCGAGGTTCGGAACTGGGAAGCCAAATATCGATATCGGATGACTCTGGGAATTTCGACCGCCGTTGAATTGTCAATTAATGGAAAACGTCTGGCGCCTTTGTCTCCGGAACCGCGTACGATACCCAATCTGGAAATAAATCAAACGAATTTTGAGGAATTTTATCCCGACGAGTCAGAGACTGAATCTATTCTAAACGCGGTTCGACCCGATACGAATATTTCCCCAATCAATCCTACTTCAACTATTAACTCCGCTGATAGCGGGGCGCCGGGGGAATTGGATGGGAATTAAATCTTTAGCTTCGAAATTAAGTCTGGCTCGCGCCTCATCCCAAACAATATTACGTCCGTTATCGTTGCCGCTTGACATTCGGGACAAATCGCTATTGGTTTTACTGCCTGCAATTCAACGCGATTTGATGATTGTAAAACAAGTATTGCCCGAGATTCAGGCTTATTTTGGAGATAAAAACGTTCATCTTCTGGCCAGTCCTGATACCCAGGTCCAATCTATTTTTCCTTCCAAAGGATTTAATATTCTCTCCCCCGGAAAATCGGATACCAACTGGTGTAATCTGCCCTCCGCTTCGTTTATCGAAAAGTTAGGAAGTTATAATTTTGATTACATTTTCGAAACCAATCTTGAGGAAAATCGTTTTGCGGCTAAGATACTTCTCGGATTTCCGCGGGCGATCCGATTTGGGGCCAATGGGCGGCTGGGATTGCCTTATTTGAATCTGGAAGTAAAAACCAAGTATTTGAGAGATCGCCGTTTAATATATCATTCGATACTTGAAGTCGTCGCCAATCTAACCAAAACCCCTCAACCGATTAGTAAAGTCAGTAAGGAGTAATTGTGCATTTAAAGAAATTGGAATTAGTCGGTTTTAAGTCATTTCCCGAAAAAACGCAGTTTTTATTCAACCGGGGAATGACCTCAATCGTTGGCCCCAATGGATGCGGTAAATCGAATTTATTAGATGCCTTGAGGTGGGTTTTGGGCGAGCAAAAGACATCCCTTCTGCGCGGAACGAAAATGGAGGAAGTCATTTTTGCCGGCACGCGCGCTTTGAAACCGCTTGGGATGGCTGAAGTATCGCTGCAAATCGAAAATAAAGACGGCATGCTGCCGACTGAATACAGCGAGATATTGGTAACACGCCGTTTATTCAGATCGGGTGAATCCGAATATTTAATCAACAAGACTCCCTGCCGCTTAAAAGATATCACCGATCTCTTCGCTGATACCGGTATCGGGGCTCACGCCTATGCTATCATTCAGCAGGAAATGGTTGACGCCATCCTCTCGGATAAAACCGAGGAACGTCGATTTTTATTCGAGGAGGCGGCAGGTATTACACGCTACAAGCATCGCAAAAGAGCGGCTGAACGCAAACTGGCCGCGACGGAGCAGGATCTTGTTCGCCTGCAGGATATTTTATCCGAAGTTACTACTCGAGTACGATCGCTAAAACGTCAGGTTAATAAAGCCCGGCGATATAAAGAAGTCTCTGAAGAATTGAAGGGATGGGATCTCTATAATGCCAAATCACGCTTTGATCAATTAACGGATAAGAGCAAAGAATTGGCGGTTCGTATCAAAACCCTCAGCGATAAAAAAATGGGGATTGAAGCGAAGCTTGACGGCCAGTTCGCGGATATTGAAAACCGGCATACGATGCTGACCGAACTCGAGTCGGAGTTGTCCGAAATCGGCGGAGAGGTATTTAATTTGTCGGAAAAGGCGCATCAACTGGAAACTGAAATTTCGGTCAAGCGCGAGAAGAAAGAAAATCTGGAAAAATCAGTTCTGCAAAACCGAAGTGATATCGAAGGACTGCAAAAGAGAAGCGATGTCATTCGCAAAGAAAAAGCGAAAGCCCTGACCGACCTTCAAAATCATGAAAGCGAATTAAATAACCTCTCTTCCGAATTGGAAAAGGCGACGGCAATCCAGAAACAGGCGGATGAGGAATACCTGAGATACAGATCGTTCGCCGAAGACGATAATACCATGCTGGTTAATATTGAGGGACGTTTGTCCTCGGGAAAAGCGGATTCGGCCAATATCGAACAGCAAATCGATGAGTTAAACAAAGAACTCGAAAGAAACAGCGAAAAGAAAAACAATCTTATCGGAGAGAAAAAACATCGCCGGGAAGAAATCGCCTCTACTCAGAGTAGAATTGAGGCGGTGCGAACTGAAATTGAATCTGATGAACAAAATATCGAAAGAGAAGAAAAATCGCTGGAGCAAACGATAGATTCCGCCGACCGTCTGCGAGATCATCTGGCCGAGGCATCCTCGAACTTTGAAGCCACTCAGGCCCGCAAAAAACTAATGACTGAAATGATCGAGCATTATGAGGGTTTCGCCGGAGGTGTCGTGGCGATCTTTGAGGTTGCCGGACGCTGGCTCGATATTACCGGTACGGTCGCTGATTATATTCACCCTCAACCGCGATATAGGGCCGCTATCGACGCCGCGCTGGGAGAAATGGCTCAGTATATTTTATGCTCTGATTATGAAACCGCTCAGGAAGCGATTTCATATTTGCGCGAAAAGAAGGCGGGCAAAGCGACCTTCCTGATGACGCAGAGATTGAAGGACTCGGGGACGCGTCCCGAATTAACTGCCGATGATAAAATCATTGACTGGGCCGACAATCTCGTGAAATGCGATGAGCGATATGGCGGCGTACCCGGTGCTCTTCTGGGAAGAACGGTAATTTGCGAGGATGGGATTGCCGCCCAGGAAATGCTCGATAAAATGCCCGATGGATACCGAATCGTTACGGTTAGCGGCCAGGTGTTTACCAATGATGGATATATTTCCGGAGGCGTATCGGAAGAGATGTCTCTTATCGGAAGAAAAGATGAGATTGAGGCGCTGGATAAAAAGCTGAAAGAGCTGGAAAATCGTACGCGCCAGATACGCAACAAACAGGCGGAAGTAACGTTGTCCGTCGGTGAAAGCCGCCAGACTATTTCGCGATTGAATAACAATCTTGCGGAAGATAAAGATAATCTTTCTGAATTAATTTCGAGGCTGAAAGAGGAACAATTCAAAATCAATGCCGCCGAGGAAATCATTACCAGCATTGACCAGCAAGTGAATCTAATATCTGAAAAGCTTGAGCAATTGAAACGTCGCCAGTATACATTGGCGCTCGATTTTAACCAGCTTGATAAAGAAAAAGAGAATATTACTTCGCTGGTACAGGATAAAAAGCAAAAGTCGTCCGAACTTGAGGCCGCCGCTTCCGCCGCTGAAGCCGAAGTCAATCGCGTACATATGGCAAAAATCGAACTGGAGAGTAAACGAACCCACATACAATCTCAGATCGAATATTATGAGGAAATGCTCAAGGACATCTCCGGCAACATTACTCAAAAAGAAGATTTAATCGAGCAATCTGAAAAAGAAATTGAAGATTTGACGGCGGATTTCGCTCACGGAGAAACGAATCTCAAGAAAGCGTTTGATAGACGGCAGGAACAAACCCAGAGACAAAATGCCAGGCGTCTGGAACGAGATGAACTCAGTGATCAGTTGGATAATATCGAACAAGCGGTAAAAGCCCATCGTTCCGAAAGAGATTCTATATCAGATGAAATACATACGGCGCAAATTAGTGAGACCGAACTTACGTCTCGGCTGGAGCAGATTGAAGATCGAATGCGTGACGAATATTCAATTGATATCAGTCAACTGGAAATCGAATCGCCAAACGCTGAAATGAACGAAGAAGAAGCGGCTGCGCATGTTGAAGAATTAAGAGGAAATTTACGAAAGATGGGCATCGTTAATATGCTGGCCCTGGAGGAATTTGAAGATCAGAAACAGCGTCAGGAATTTCTTGCCAGGCAGCTCGATGATTTGATTTCAGCCAAGTCAACTCTCAATTCGACAATCCAGAAGATCAATCAAACCGCCAAGGCGATGTTTCTGGAAACGATTAATAAGGCTCGCGATAATTTCAAACAAATGTATCAGGAACTATTCACCGGCGGTGAAGCTGATGTTATTCTGGAAGATGAATCGGATCCCCTCGAATCCCGGATAGAGATTATGTCGCGTCCGAGAGGGAAAAAGCCTCTGACAATTTCCCAGTTATCGGGCGGTGAAAGAGCTTTAACGGCCATATCGCTTCTTTTCGCCCTGTATATGGTCAAACCGTCCCCATTCTGTTTCCTTGATGAAATTGACGCCCCGCTGGACGATGTTAACATCGGACGGTTTTTAAAAATCGTCAAAAAATTCTCTCAGCAAACGCAATTTATAATTATCACTCATAATAAAATATCGATGGAAGCGGCGGATACGCTTTACGGCGTGACGATGGAAGAACCGGGTGTGAGTAAAGTGGTCGCGGTACGATTCAAAAAAGATTCCGAGGATGATGAGACCTTCTTTGAACTTCACTACGCCGATGAAGACGCAGCTCAGGCAGGTTAATGCGCAATTTCCTGAAGAATTTTAAACAAGGACTGGCCAAAACCAAAGAAAACATTGTCGGAAAAGTCCGGCAAGCGGTTGGTGTGGCCGCCAAAGTTGACGATGATCTCCTCGATGAAATAGAGGAAATTCTCATCCAGGGTGATGTCGGCGTTTCGGCCAGTATGAAAATAATCGAGAATCTGAAAGAACAGGTTGCCCGGCAAAATATTAAAGAGACAGATGAAATTCTTGGAGCTTTGAAATCCGAAATTGCCGCAATCTTAAAAACGGATCGCGATCCACTGGCTCTATGTGATACTAAACCGACTGTATGGCTGATAATGGGTGTCAATGGCACGGGTAAAACGACATCGGTCGGAAAACTTGCCCGGTTTTTCTCGCAAAACGGCAAGAGCGTTATGATCGCGGCCTGCGATACTTTTCGCGCCGCGGCTATTGATCAATTGGCGATATGGGCCGATAGGTCGGGAGTCGATTTTGTTCCGGCCAAGGATGGCAGCGACCCGGCTGCCGTTGCTTTTGACGCGGCCTCATCGGCCAGGGCCAAAAACACTGATATTCTTTTGATTGATACGGCGGGCAGATTGCATACTAAAGCCCATCTAATGGAAGAATTGACAAAAATCAGACGGGTATTATTGAAAGTCGTCCCGGAAGAAAACATTAAGCCCAAGCTGGTTCTTGACGGTACAACCGGACAAAACGCATTGTCTCAGGTAAAAGTCTTTACCGATTCGGTAGGATCATGCGATGGACTGCTCGTTACGAAACTTGACGGTACGGCCAAAGGCGGAGTTGTCATCGCGATTGCCGAAGAGATGTCGGTCCCGATTGATTTTATCGGCCTCGGCGAACAGATAGATGATTTGAAACCGTTCGATCCCGAATCCTACGTCGAAGCGTTATTCGAATAAATTCGCATTATCAAACTAAAGTCCGAAATCAATATCCAAATCCATATCCCCGGTTATGCCATCCCTTGTCGCCGCCGCCATCAGTATTATAAAAGTGACGTCTACCGCCAATCCCAAACCCAACCCCCACCATTTGGCATTGCGGCCATTGTTGATTTCGAGACTGGTTATTTCATCAATGCCAGCGTTCATAATTCGGATAGAATCTTTAACGCATATTTCTGAACGCAGTGGCAAACTTCCGGCAACTGCCATATTCCAGATACAGGAACGATTGATGTCGGTGCTTTTTTCTCCGTCATAGTTTTTTATGTCATATAAAAAGTATTTTTGCGAATTTTCTTTCTGACTCGTGCCAATCGCATAGCAATATAAATCGGGATTGTGGAAAATAATCCGAGATGTATCACGAGGATCAAGAGCTGTCACAAACAGATCAAAGCCCATGAATTTATCCTTAATAGTGGCTCCCGATTTAAGCGTAATGGAAACTTCTTCATTAAAAACCGGCATTCGGCAGGAATCTTCGAGTTGACTAATCCAATCAACATACTTTTCCTGATATTCATTTTCATCGGATACCATAACACCCCGGTATGAACCGCTTAGTGACATGCCATTATCAAGGTGAGCGATTACCTGGTCGCCCGGCTTAATGGTATTGGCCGCCCAGATTGGGATCTTCTTTGTTTTTGGTTTATGAGAATCGATTGCTGCGCCGACGCCCAATCCTATCAAACTGCATCCGCTCATTAATGGAATTAACGCAAGCAATAATCCAAGGCAAAATAATCTTGTATGTTCTTTCATTTTTCTAACCCTCATCTTTCTCTTCAATGGTGTTTTTATGCAAAAGGGCATTTTGGAGATACTTATTCAACAGCCGCAGTGAATACTTTCCAAAAGCGCCTTTTTCATTTAGCATATTGGAAATAAGTTCTCTACTGGGTTCACCCTGACCACTCACCTTAATATTGTAGTATCCGTTTGTTTTTAATAAAATGGATCGTGATTTTCCCTCGGGAAGCGGCCAAGCATCAAAAACAATCTCGGCCCTGTCGTCGTTGGTCGGCATATGATAATACTTCTTATCCTTATGAAGAAGAAGCTCGGTAATATCGTTACCGTCTTGGTCAACGGCACTTCGAGGACGAAACTCAATCGGTGTATAAGGTTCATAATCGGAAAAATCGACTCCGACTGAGTTTACCGCCCAAATACCAACCGTGGATTCCAGCTTAATTTTGAGATTATCTCCTGAAATGTTTTCAAGATTAATTGGGATGGCTACTTCTTTGTTAACCGCTATACCGACGTCAGGAATGAAATCATGCGTACGCCATGTTGTTCCGTCCCAGATATCGAATTGGAGCATCGTTTCGCGGCGCACGGCCCCATAGAATTGATTTCGGGCATCCTGCGAAGTATTTATAGTCTCATACCACTCATCAATTTGATGACCGTGAAGGCTCAAAAACTTTCCCAGAAGATGACCGCTCCAATAAG contains:
- the ftsY gene encoding signal recognition particle-docking protein FtsY; translation: MRNFLKNFKQGLAKTKENIVGKVRQAVGVAAKVDDDLLDEIEEILIQGDVGVSASMKIIENLKEQVARQNIKETDEILGALKSEIAAILKTDRDPLALCDTKPTVWLIMGVNGTGKTTSVGKLARFFSQNGKSVMIAACDTFRAAAIDQLAIWADRSGVDFVPAKDGSDPAAVAFDAASSARAKNTDILLIDTAGRLHTKAHLMEELTKIRRVLLKVVPEENIKPKLVLDGTTGQNALSQVKVFTDSVGSCDGLLVTKLDGTAKGGVVIAIAEEMSVPIDFIGLGEQIDDLKPFDPESYVEALFE
- the smc gene encoding chromosome segregation protein SMC; protein product: MHLKKLELVGFKSFPEKTQFLFNRGMTSIVGPNGCGKSNLLDALRWVLGEQKTSLLRGTKMEEVIFAGTRALKPLGMAEVSLQIENKDGMLPTEYSEILVTRRLFRSGESEYLINKTPCRLKDITDLFADTGIGAHAYAIIQQEMVDAILSDKTEERRFLFEEAAGITRYKHRKRAAERKLAATEQDLVRLQDILSEVTTRVRSLKRQVNKARRYKEVSEELKGWDLYNAKSRFDQLTDKSKELAVRIKTLSDKKMGIEAKLDGQFADIENRHTMLTELESELSEIGGEVFNLSEKAHQLETEISVKREKKENLEKSVLQNRSDIEGLQKRSDVIRKEKAKALTDLQNHESELNNLSSELEKATAIQKQADEEYLRYRSFAEDDNTMLVNIEGRLSSGKADSANIEQQIDELNKELERNSEKKNNLIGEKKHRREEIASTQSRIEAVRTEIESDEQNIEREEKSLEQTIDSADRLRDHLAEASSNFEATQARKKLMTEMIEHYEGFAGGVVAIFEVAGRWLDITGTVADYIHPQPRYRAAIDAALGEMAQYILCSDYETAQEAISYLREKKAGKATFLMTQRLKDSGTRPELTADDKIIDWADNLVKCDERYGGVPGALLGRTVICEDGIAAQEMLDKMPDGYRIVTVSGQVFTNDGYISGGVSEEMSLIGRKDEIEALDKKLKELENRTRQIRNKQAEVTLSVGESRQTISRLNNNLAEDKDNLSELISRLKEEQFKINAAEEIITSIDQQVNLISEKLEQLKRRQYTLALDFNQLDKEKENITSLVQDKKQKSSELEAAASAAEAEVNRVHMAKIELESKRTHIQSQIEYYEEMLKDISGNITQKEDLIEQSEKEIEDLTADFAHGETNLKKAFDRRQEQTQRQNARRLERDELSDQLDNIEQAVKAHRSERDSISDEIHTAQISETELTSRLEQIEDRMRDEYSIDISQLEIESPNAEMNEEEAAAHVEELRGNLRKMGIVNMLALEEFEDQKQRQEFLARQLDDLISAKSTLNSTIQKINQTAKAMFLETINKARDNFKQMYQELFTGGEADVILEDESDPLESRIEIMSRPRGKKPLTISQLSGGERALTAISLLFALYMVKPSPFCFLDEIDAPLDDVNIGRFLKIVKKFSQQTQFIIITHNKISMEAADTLYGVTMEEPGVSKVVAVRFKKDSEDDETFFELHYADEDAAQAG